One window of the Lasioglossum baleicum chromosome 8, iyLasBale1, whole genome shotgun sequence genome contains the following:
- the LOC143211546 gene encoding uncharacterized protein LOC143211546 gives MPGYMCVVPSCKSGSMVPAHDFHKDTVRALQWKQAVNSPRLDGLFEHELKKFHVCALHFTEDDVIPSLVRRKFKQDAIPSLLLPRRNYTKKKNAKITQLQIESVTFWNKWKIHEIGGITSKKGCQGATIRRRKCYKGKC, from the exons ATGCCTGGATACATGTGTGTAGTGCCTAGTTGCAAATCTGGTTCGATGGTTCCTGCACATGATTTTCATAAAGACACAGTTCGAGCACTGCAATGGAAGCAAGCCGTAAATTCTCCAAGACTAGATGGGCTATTTGAACACGAGTTGAAGAAGTTTCATGTGTGCGCATTGCATTTCACAGAAGACGATGTTATTCCATCATTAGTCAGGCGCAAATTCAAGCAGGACGCAATTCCTAGTTTGCTTTTACCAAGGCGCAACTacacgaagaagaagaatgcaAAAATAACGCAACTGCAAATTGAATCAG TTACCTTTTGGAACAAATGGAAAATCCATGAAATAGGAGGAATAACAAGCAAAAAAGGATGCCAAGGCGCAACTATACGAAGAAGAAAATGTTATAAAGGTAAATGTTAA